CACGCGGTACTGCTTGCTTCCGGTTTCTAATACAGCGTACATAAAAATCAGTTGTCTTCCCTCATTCAAAAAGGGACGGCGATAAGACCAAAAAACCGCCATCCTGTCAACCGACAATTTGGACTATTTTTTTGCCGTCTGCAACCCGGAAAGAGTTTGACACGTCCGGCGGCGGGTTTTAGGTTGCGGGAAACATGATTGCTTAAGATTTATGGCTGACGAAACCGGCACCCCTGGTGGCGTACCGCCCAAACCGGCGGAAGCGAAAGTGCAACCCAAGAAGGAGACGGTGCGCATTGCCCTGCCGCCCAAACCCACGGCTTCGCCCACGATCAAACTGCCCACCTTGCCGGCCTCCAGCGCTCCGGCCGCCACTCCTGCTGTGGCCGTGCCGGCCGCTCCGGCGGGTGCCGCTCCTCCGGCAGCGACTCCAGCGCCCGCGGCTCCGGCTGCGCCCGCCACTACGGCCAAGCCACCCGCGGCCGCACCGGGGGCCAAATTGGCCACCGCCGCCGCACCTGCCGCCAAAGCCGCCGCGCCCGCCGCCGCAGCCAAGCCGGGGACGGCGCCTCCGCCCGCCAAGGCCGCTGCGCCCAAACCGCCGGCAACCGTGGGGGTGTTTGACAAGGTGCTGGCGATTGTGGCGTTTGTAATCTCCGGGGCCGCCCTGGGCACGGTTCTATTTCTCATGAACCTGCTCGAAAAAACCCAGGGGATGCTGGACGAAATTCCGAAATAAGCCCCCATTCATCAGGTGTTTTTGCGTCGGCTCGAAGCCGGCACGGCACGAACCTTGAATTATTACCAACTATGGCAGGAGCCAATATTCTGGAGTTAACGCCTCAAAATTTCAACGCCGAGGTCACGCAGTCTTCCATTCCTGTGTTGGTGGATTTTTGGGCGGAGTGGTGCGGGCCATGCCAGCGTTTGAATCCGGTGCTGGTGGAGCTGGCTGCCGAATATGCCGGTCGCTTGAAAATCGGCAAAGTGGACGTGGAAAAGCACGGCGAGCTGGCTGCCCCTTACAATGTCATGAGCATTCCCAATCTGGTATTCTTCAAAGGGGGCCAGCCGGTGCGACAGGTGGTGGGGGCCAAGTCCAAAGGGGAATTGAAATCCCTCATTGACAGCGTCCTGGCCTGAGGAGCGGGGCGCCGGCCCATGCCATCTTTCAGCCCCGGCCGGTTGCAGCAGAAGGCGGAAAGCTACCGTCAACTGGGCAGCCTGATTCAAGCGGGGGTTTCCATCCTGCAGGCCTTCCGCCTGATTAGCGAGCACCCACCGGCCGCTTGGGTGGCCCGGCAGGCGCGGGAAATTCAGGCATCGTTGGAGACCGGGGCAACCCTCACCGAGGCTTTCCGCCAGGTCCACCCCCCGCCACCGGCATTTGATCTGGCTTTGATTGAGGCCGCCGAACAAGGGGGGCGTCTGGCCGAGGTGTTGCGCTTTCTGGCGGAGCATTATGAAATGCAGGCGCAAATTGCGCGGAGCACCCTGACGGATTTGTTGTACCCCCTTTTTTTACTCCATTTTGCCGCGTTCATTTTTCCGTTTGCCGAGTTTTTCACCAGTGGCCATCTGGGCAGGTACTTGCTCAAAACGCTGGGCTTTTTGCTGCCCCTCTATGCGGTGGTGGGCGGGCTGGTTTATGCCTTCCTCCCGACGCACTCTGAGACCTGGCGGGCGCAGTTGGAGAGGGGATTGCGCTTTATTCCCTTGCTGGGCAGTGCGCGCCATAAGCTGGCACTGGCGCGCCTGGCGGCGGCGCTGCATGCACTCTTGAACGCGGGGGTGCCCATCTTCCGGGCATGGGAACTGGCCGCCGCTGCCAGCGGCTCCCCCGCCTTGCGCCAGGCGGTGGGACAGTGGCCGCCCCAACTGGCCGCGGGACGGACACCGGCGGAGCTGGTGCAAGGTCAGACGTGTTTCCCCACGCTCTTTGCCAACCTTTATTCGAGCGGTGAAATCAGTGGCCGGCTGGACGAAGAGCTGCGGCACTTGCAGCATTTGTATTTGGAAGAGGGACGGCAGCAGATGCGAATCTTTTGGTCCTGGGTGCCCAAGGTCATTTACCTGCTCATTGCGCTGGCCATAGCTTTCAAAGTCATTTCCTTTTACACGGCGCATTACGGCGGAGTTTTCCGGGAGATGTAGCTCCGGGGGCGGCACGACGACTAGGCGGCCACGCGCGGGTGGGAGCTGAATCATCGGGGCCGTGCGGCCCGCCGTGGAAGGGATGCGCCAGATTTGACACGGGCGCAGGCAGCCGATTATCGTTTCATCATCATGATCTCCCGAAAATGCCGGCGGATGTGGTGGTGGATGCTGGCGGGCGGCTGCCTCCTGGTGCTGGCCTGGCCGGCCGGGGCCGCCCGTGCGGCGCGGGTGCAGTTTTTGGACAAGGAGTTTGTTTGTTACTGGGTGGATTGGCGAACGGATCATTTGGGCCTTTATTGGAAGGATCATAACGACAAGCCCCTCGCCACGTTTTCACGTTTGCGTGAGCATGTGCGTCCCGCAGAGCTGAAGTTTGCCATCAACGCCGGGATTTTCTCGCGCGACTTGACCCCGCTCGGATTGCATGTGGAGGGAGGGCGGCAGTTGCGACCGCTGAATCTTAAATCGCTGGAGGGCGGACAGTATAACTTCTACTTGAAGCCCAACGGCGTGTTTTTCCTGCATCCTGACACCGGCCCGCGGGTGATGGCTTCGGAGGAATTTGCCCGGCTGGCGCCGCCGGTGCATCTGGCCTGTCAATCGGGCCCCTTGTTGTTGACCAACGGTGTCTTCCATCCCGCCTTCAGACCGGCTTCCACAAATTTCTTTCTGCGGAGCGGGGTGGGAGTGAGCCGCCGCGGCGAAGTGGTATTCGCGTTATCCTTGCACCGGCTGCGCTTTTACGACTTTGCCCGGTTGTTCCGCGAAAAACTGGAGTGCGACGAGGCCCTTTACCTGGATGGCGAAATTTGCGCCGTGTATTTGCCGGAGCTGGGCTTCAAAGACGACGCCCGCGCGCAATTTGCCGCCATGTGGGCGGTGACAGTGCCCGTGGCGCGGACGGAGCAGGGAACCCCCGCCGCCAGACCGTGAATAAACCGCCGTGCCGGCGGCATCCAACTGTTGGACATGCGCGCCTTTTTCATGGGAGCTGCCTGCCTGGTGACGGTGGCCGTCATGGCCCAGCCGGCTGCGGAACCCAAGCCAGCCCCGCCACTGCGGCCGGCGCTGGCGTGGGGCAGTTTCACCCCAAATTTGCCGGTGGTCTTTTTAACCGTCACCAACCCGCTTTCCCGGGAAACGCCGGTGCCGGCCCTGATGCAACTGGCCTACCCCCCTGGCAGCCGCCAGGGGGTGACCAACGCATTGCCGTTGCAACTGCGCTACCACGGGGCGACCTCCCTGGGGTTTCCGAAAAAATCATACCGGCTCAGCCTTTCCAATGCCGTCCCTTTGTTGGGCATGAGCAGGAAATCAGGATGGGTTTTGAATGCGGCCTACATAGACCGCTCGCTCATGCGGCACAAGTTGGCCTATGATATTTTCCGCAGTTTTTCCGAACCCCGGGCGCCGCGGCATGCGGCGGACAGCCGGTTTGTGGAGGTGTATTTGAATCAGCGTTATCAGGGCGTTTATCTACTGATGGAGCGCGTGGACCGGCAGCTCCTCGGACTCCGACCGTTTCACTCCAATGATTTCAGTCATTCGGTCATCTACAAGGCCGAGGATCACGCGGCCAATTTTGGGCAGTCGGGCCGTGGCGGTTTCGAGCAGCGCGAGCCGGACCCGGAGCGCAAGGAATACTGGCGTCCGCTGGAATTGTTCACGCGGTTCACCAGCAGCGCCAGCCCGCAGGAGTTTTGGGATGCGGAAAGAGGCATCGCGCATCGCCTCGACTTGGGGAATGCAATAGATTTCCACATCCTGGTGCAGGTGACGGCCAACAGCGACGGCATCACCAAGAATTTTTTGCTGGCGCGGGACGGACAGGAGAGCGGCCCCCAGACCAACAAGTTCTTTTTCGTCCCGTGGGATTACGACGGCACCTTTGGCCGCAATTGGAACGCCACGCCCTACCCGCACAATGTCTGGCTGAGTAATCCGTTGTTTGACCGCCTGATGCAAAAGGCCGAGTATCGGCAGCGTTTCATCGCGCGATGGAAGCAACTGCGCGCCGGGCCGCTGGCCGAGGCCACGCTCGTGGCGATGATGGACGCCAACGTAAAAACATTGGGCGAGGCGGTGCAGCGCAACCTGCAACGCTGGCCGACGGACCGCGGCGGCTACCCGGATCGCCTGACCTTTGAACAGGACATCGAGCAAATGAAGACGTGGCTGGCGCGGCGGTTGCAGTGGCTGGATCAGGAAATAGCCCGACGCGAGCGCCAATAGGCGCGGCCTAGTAGCGCTCGGAAAACAACGAAGACCAGAACTCCCGCAGGTGCGCGCACGGACCCCGGCGGCGGACTTCTTCCAGGGTGATCTCGCGAGATTGTTCCATGTCTTTGGCCAGCGCCCGCTCCAGTTCCTCCGCAAATTTGTAGTCGTAGATCATCACGTTGGCCTCGGCGTTTTTCTTGAAGGAGCGGGCGTTGAGATTGATGCTGCCAATGGTGGACCAAATGCTGTCCACCACCATGGCCTTGCTGTGCATCATGGTGGGTTGATATTCGTAAATCTTGATGCCGTGTTTGATGAGGTCCGCCTGATAGAAACGCGAGGCGTTGCGTAACATGGCAAAGTCGGTATTGGCGCCAGGGGTGATGATGCGCACATCCACCCCGCGATGCGCGGCATTTTTGAGGGCGGTGCGGATTTGGGCATCGGGCACGAAATAGGCATTGGCGATCCAGATCCGGCGGCGGGCGGCTTGGATGGCCATATAGACCATCAGCTTGCTTACGGAGGCCTGGTCGTGGCGGGTGCTGCTGATGGCCTGGGCCAGTTGTTCCCCCGCCAGCGGCAGGGCAGGGAAATGCGCATCGCCGTGCAACACCTCGCCGGTCGTGTGCAGCCAGTCCTCCAGGAAGATGCTCTGCATCTGGGCCACCACCGGGCCTTCCATGCGGACGGTCAGCTCCCGCCACTCCTTGGGGTTGCGGGCGTCCCCCAGCCAGCGGTCATCAAAACAAAAACCGCCGCAGTAGCCGATGCGCCCATCCACAATGACCAGTTTGCGATGCGTCCGGTCCTCGATGTGGTACAGCGCATAGAGCCGGATGGGCTTGTAAATGCGGTAGCGCACTCCCGCTGCCTGCAATTGGGCTTCCAACAAGGGCGCGCGCGCGCCCCAGGCGTCCACCAGCATGTGCACCGCCACGCCGGCCCGGGCGCGCTCGCAGAGGATCTCGGTCAATTCGCGCGAGAGTTTGCCGTCGCTGAAAATGTACGTCTCAATGTTGATGCTGTGGCGGGCAGCGCGCAGCGCGTCAAACATGTCCGCCCACAGCGCGTCTCCATTTTCCAGCAACCGGGCCTGGTTGCCGGGCCGAATGCCGGTGCGCAGGGCCTGCAACGAGCGCAGGAATTGGGGATCCTCCGCCCCGTAGTCCGGATTGTATGTGTAACGCGTGCGTTTGGCGGTGGGGCTGAGACAACCGCCTCCCACGCTTAGCAACAGCAGGAGCCAGGCGGCCGTGATGACCCAGCGCAGGCGCATGGTTAAAAAAATGGCGGCGGTCAGGTTGTAACCCCGGCCGCCGCCCGAAGAATCAACGGTTAATCCAGCCGCTTGACTCGGATGTTTCTGAAGCGCACCACGCTCTTGGGATCATGGGCCTGCAGGGCGAACGTTCCCTCGTCCAGCTTCCGCGTGAAATCCGTGCCGGGTTTCTTGTCCGGGGGCTCGGTGTAGTCCACCACCACCTTGTCGTTGATTTTCACAATGACCCGGTTGCCCTGCACGATAATGGTTTGCGTCCACCACTCGTTGTCCTTGGCGGCGGATTCCCGGACATTGACCACGTCATACAAACTGCCGGTGCGTTTCCAGTCGCTGTGGCTGTTGTTGACCTGGCATTCGAAACCATACTTGGGCCAGCCGGTGGGCTGGTAGCGGGTGTGAAAATAAATGCCGCCGTTGGCGCCTGGCTCGGTCATCACTTCCACGCGCAGCTCAAAGTTTTTGAACGGCTTGGGATCGCCCACATAGAACAAATGGCAACGATCCCCGCGCGTCACCAGCGCACCCTCCTCAATTTTCCAGGTGTTCGTGTTTTCGGTGGCCATGCGCCAGCCGTTGAAGGTCTTGCCATCGAACAACGAAACAAAGCCCGGTTCCACTCCCGCGGCGGAGGCGAGCACCGCCGAGGCCAAAAGACTCAACAAACAATTTTTCATGCCCCTGAGCCTGCAACAAACGCCTCCGCCTCGCAAGCCTGAAGAAAGCGGCCACCGGCGCGGCCCAAGGAAGCGGACGCCGGCGCGGCCCCCCCAACTTCAGCCCGCTGGCATGGCAAAGTCTGCCAAACAGTCCGGCGCGGCTGGTTTTCGGATTGAGGCCAAGCAGGGCCATGTGACAAGATGCGGAGGCCATGAATGATGCGATTGAACGGCATCGGGCCAGGGTGGCCCAGTTTCCCGACCACGAGCTGCCCCGGTTCAGTCTGGGCAAGGCCCTGTTTGACGCGGGGCAGTATGTAGAGGCCAAAGAACATTTCTTGGTGGCGTTGCAACTCAAGCCCGACTGGATGGTGGTGCAGATTCTATTGGCCCGCTGTGAACTGGCGTTGGGAAACCGTCAGGCGGCACGCCAGGCGCTGGAGCGCGCGCGGGTTTTAGCCGAGCAACAGAATCACGCCGGTCCCAAAGCCGAAGTGGAACAGCTCTTGGAGGATTTGGCGCGGCAGGAATGAGCCGCTTTGGCGCGGAGGCTGCCTGCCGCTGGCAGCAAGGGCGCAGGAGGGGAGAAGTTTGCTGTTCTAGGCCGGCTCCTCTTTTTCCAGGGTGGCGTGAAGGCTGTAGCTTTGCAACTGGTGGACGTAATGCTCGGCCTTTTCCAGGGTGTCCCGCACCAGGACGCTCTTTCCCTGGGTGTGCACCTGCAGCATGTGCTGCTCGGCTTTTTGCCGGGGCCAGCCAAAAACCCGCATAAATACATGCGTTACATAGCTCATGAGGTTGACCGGGTCATTCCAACAGACCACCAGATATCCAGGCTCCAGCGCATCTTTTGACTGGCTGTCAGTTTCCTCTCCCACTTCGGGGAGGGTCACAGGATCCAACGTTTCTGGCATAAGCAGTCCCTGACTATTAAATAATGCCTGCGGCGGGAAAATACAAGGGGAGAAGGCCGCGCCCCGGGCTGGTCCACTGCTTTGCCCGATAACCGGTAGGGGCCGAAGATACGAGGTAAAGATTGCTGAAATTTCTCAAAACGTTAAAATAGCCATGTAGCGCTCACCCGGCTATGAACCGTGAAGCTACCGCTGAGATGTTTCCGGCCACCCGGTGGTCACTGATCGCCTTGGTGCAACAAGGTAACGCTGCGGCGGCCAAGGAGGCTCTGGATCATTTGCTTACGGTTTATTACCCGGTCTTGCTGGAGTTTCTTCAGTCGAGGTTTCGCGTGGATAAAAGCCAGGCCGAGGAGTGGCTGCATAGTTTTGTGTGGAAAAAAGAGCTTCTCCGTGGGCTGATGCATAACGCCCGGCCGGCGCGGGGTAGATTCCGCGGTTTGCTCGCCGTCTCGCTGGTCAATTTTGTGCGGGATGAGCTGAAACGCAAGCGGCCCCAGGAAGTGGGACTGCACCTGGTTAAGGAGGAGGTTTGTTTGGCCGGGCAGGCCCATGAGGTGGATGGAGCGCTGGATTGGGCCTGGAGCTGCCGCGTCTTGGAAGAGACGGTGGAACGCATGCGGGATTATTGCCAGGCCAATGGCCGGCAACGGGTGTGGCTGGTATTCGAGCGGCGGTTGTTGGAACCAGTACTGCACGGGGGTGAACCGGTACCCTACCAGGAGCTTTATAAACAGGCGGGTTTTAATAATGCCGTGGAGGCCGGCAACGCCTTATTAACGGCCAAACGGATGTTTGCCCGCACCTTGCGGGAAGTGATTCGAGAATATGCTGGTGACGAGGCGGAAGTGGAGGTGGAAGTTCAAGAATTGTTGATGGCGCTGCGCAAAAGCAGCTAGAGCGAAAAAATCCACTTGTGACGCAAAAAACGTGGGGGAAAGTCGTATAATAGAGGAGAGAGTCATAGGAAGTGGCATTATGGAAAGTGACCACATCAAACTGAAGTGGGCGTTGCCGGAGCGTCTGTTTGAACTTATGAATCTGGGGGCCGACGCAGGTTATCCTTGGCGGGATGAAGAATTGGCGGCGATTTTGCAATATCAGCTTAATCGGGCGTTGGAAGAGGACCTGGGGCCCCTGCCCGAAAATGCGCGGGAGTCAATGCGGCAGGCCGAACCGGGCTTGGGCGGTGGGGGACAGACTTTTGGTTTTTGGTTGCACCATGCGCACCCGCCGGTGGAATTGCTGCGCTCAATCAAACAATTCGCGAAGGCTTCCCACGGCAATCCCTTATCCGGTCTCCCCCCCAAGGTATCGCTGGTTTTGTATTATCTCAGTCTGGCGGTGGCGTTGGTACGTTGTAAGACCCGCATTACTTCCTTGAGCAATGAGGAGTTGAAAGTGGGCTTTGACCAGTTGGCCAACGCCTCTTGGGTGGACCCGGCCAGCCGGGCGATATTTGAGCAAGCCTGGCTTTACTTGACAGGCAAAGGGGATATCGGACAGAATCCGTTATTGTGGCCCGAGAGTTACCGTCCCTAACCACGGCGCTGCAGTCCTCGCTGCCGGCAGGTATCCCAATTTCCCGTCTAACAGCCACTCTTACTCTGCTATCCCAACTGGAGGGGGTGGAGCAGGCCAACAAGGAGTTTATTGGGCACTTTGGGCCATTCCAAGTGCTGCGCGCTTTGGGGGAGGGCGGCATGGGAATCGTGCTGCTGGCCAAAGATACCCGCAATGATGTGGTGGTGGCGGTCAAAGTCCTGAAGCCCGGTTTGAGAGAGCATCCCCTTGCGGTGCAGCGGTTTCTAAACGAGGCCCACCACATGAGCCGATTGCGGCATCCCCGCATTTTGCCGGTGCTGGACAGTGGGCAATCCTCGTTGGGTCCTTATTACACCATGCCCTACTGCGAAAAAGGCAGTCTGGCCCATGAACTGGTCGAAGGGCGGCCTGTGCCCGCAGGGCGGATATTGGAGGTGCTCATTCCCATGGCCGAGGCCCTGGCCCATGCGCACAGCCGGGGGTTGATCCACCGGGACCTGAAGCCGGGAAACATTCTGCTTACCGAGCGAGGAGACATTTATCTTTCCGACTTCGGCCTGGCCCGCACCTTGTTCAACGAGCTTACGCTGGACGTGGAGGGCAGTCACTGCGAAGGCACAGCGCCTTATCTATCCCCGGCGGTGGCTGAAGGGCAGGCCGAAGATACGCGGTGTGATGTGTATTCTCTGGGGGCTATCCTCTACCAGATGCTCACGGGGCACCTGCCTTATCAAGGGAAAACGACGGAGGAGGTGATTACCAAAATCAAGGCGGAGTCACCGCCGCCCATCCTGGAGCTTAATCCCCAGGCTTCTCCGGAACTGGTGCTGGTGTGCGAGGCGGCTATGGCGCGGGATCAGCGCGATCGTTACGCCAACATGGCCGATTTATTGGAGGATTTGCGACGCATTCAACGAGGGGAAACCCCCTTGGGGGCCCATGCCAGCGCGGCGTGGGTGAACCGGGCTCGCGTGGTGTGGCGGCGACATTGGCCAAAACTGGTGGCCGGCACGGGTGCGGGTCTGGCCATGTTGGGGATTTGGCAGACTGGCTGGTTGCATCCGCCCGTGCTCAAGCCGGTGCACACCGTTTACCTGGGTGAAGCTTTTAATTATGACCAGGCCATCCTGTGCAATTGGGACCGGGACCGCATGATGGATTTCTTGGTCCCAAACACGCAGGAGCAGACGATCCAGGTGGTGGACGTTTTGAACCACCCCCTCCAGCACTTCGCTCGGAATAAATTGATCCAGGAGGGTGTCAGAAGTGAAGACTTCTATCTTCAGGCCGTGGATATTACCGGCGATGGCCTGGATGAAATTGTGGTCAAGTACAGTCACGAAGGGACCGCCTTCGCCCGGGTGTATAATGCCAGTTGTTTTTTGGTGGCTGAATTTAAATATGCCGGTGAATTTACGCCGGCCACCCGCGAACGCCGGGCCTCAGGCACGGGGTTCAACAGGGGGTGGTGGGACGACTTGGACCAGGATAACAAACGGGAATTATTATTCTCCTACGGCACGGCTTACGGCCAAAAACGCCCGCGGGGCCTGGCATTGTTTGATGGGGAGACGGGCGCGCTGCGGTGGGATTTTCCCACCGCGCCTTATGTCGAGGAGGCGATATCGGAAGACGTGGACGGTGACGGGCGCAAGGAGATCGTTGCCGGCACGTATGCCGCTGCTAATGGCAAGACCCTGGGGGACGGCAGCGATGATGAACACTCGCACTGGTTGGTTCTGGATGCCGCGGGGCGCTTGCGTTGGCGCCGGACCCTGGGGCATTACTACACGGCCGTGGTGCCATTTTCGCTGAAGGGCGGCCCGCCGGCGAAAGAACGACTATTTGCCTGGCTTCGCCCCGCTTACTTTGCCCGGCACAGCCTTGCGCCTGAGCAGCGGGGTGAGGGCATTGCCAGCCGGATATTTTGGGTATCGCCCCAAGGGGAAGGGTTGCGGGAGTACACGCCCCCCTGGGAGTTGGTGAGTGTTAATGCTGCGGATATCACGGGGGACGGGCGTGACGAGATTGTGATGACTGATACCAATGGATGGTTGCGGGTGCTCAACCAGGATTTGCAGGTCTTGCAGCAAACGCGGCTGGTGGCGCCGCGCCATCTGGCGGCAAATATTTCTGTCCTGGGCAATATCCGCGTCCCCCGCCTTGGCCGGGGCCCGCATCTGGCCCTGCTCTGCTCTGACCAGGATTCCACCTCGGTGGGCCTGGTGGGGCAAACGCAAAAAGAAGTTTTTTCAAATTTCTATCACCACCTCACCGTGGTGATTGTGAACGCCCAATTGCGGCCGGTCTGCCGGGCTTTGGTGCAGAGTACAACAAAAAAGCACGGCCTCAGTCCGCGGGGCGAAGTCAGGGATGTGGATAGTGACGGGGAG
This sequence is a window from Verrucomicrobiia bacterium. Protein-coding genes within it:
- the clpS gene encoding ATP-dependent Clp protease adapter ClpS; translation: MPETLDPVTLPEVGEETDSQSKDALEPGYLVVCWNDPVNLMSYVTHVFMRVFGWPRQKAEQHMLQVHTQGKSVLVRDTLEKAEHYVHQLQSYSLHATLEKEEPA
- the trxA gene encoding thioredoxin produces the protein MAGANILELTPQNFNAEVTQSSIPVLVDFWAEWCGPCQRLNPVLVELAAEYAGRLKIGKVDVEKHGELAAPYNVMSIPNLVFFKGGQPVRQVVGAKSKGELKSLIDSVLA
- a CDS encoding serine/threonine protein kinase, translating into MARELPSLTTALQSSLPAGIPISRLTATLTLLSQLEGVEQANKEFIGHFGPFQVLRALGEGGMGIVLLAKDTRNDVVVAVKVLKPGLREHPLAVQRFLNEAHHMSRLRHPRILPVLDSGQSSLGPYYTMPYCEKGSLAHELVEGRPVPAGRILEVLIPMAEALAHAHSRGLIHRDLKPGNILLTERGDIYLSDFGLARTLFNELTLDVEGSHCEGTAPYLSPAVAEGQAEDTRCDVYSLGAILYQMLTGHLPYQGKTTEEVITKIKAESPPPILELNPQASPELVLVCEAAMARDQRDRYANMADLLEDLRRIQRGETPLGAHASAAWVNRARVVWRRHWPKLVAGTGAGLAMLGIWQTGWLHPPVLKPVHTVYLGEAFNYDQAILCNWDRDRMMDFLVPNTQEQTIQVVDVLNHPLQHFARNKLIQEGVRSEDFYLQAVDITGDGLDEIVVKYSHEGTAFARVYNASCFLVAEFKYAGEFTPATRERRASGTGFNRGWWDDLDQDNKRELLFSYGTAYGQKRPRGLALFDGETGALRWDFPTAPYVEEAISEDVDGDGRKEIVAGTYAAANGKTLGDGSDDEHSHWLVLDAAGRLRWRRTLGHYYTAVVPFSLKGGPPAKERLFAWLRPAYFARHSLAPEQRGEGIASRIFWVSPQGEGLREYTPPWELVSVNAADITGDGRDEIVMTDTNGWLRVLNQDLQVLQQTRLVAPRHLAANISVLGNIRVPRLGRGPHLALLCSDQDSTSVGLVGQTQKEVFSNFYHHLTVVIVNAQLRPVCRALVQSTTKKHGLSPRGEVRDVDSDGEDEVVVYSDRITLCRVVKE
- a CDS encoding CotH kinase family protein codes for the protein MRAFFMGAACLVTVAVMAQPAAEPKPAPPLRPALAWGSFTPNLPVVFLTVTNPLSRETPVPALMQLAYPPGSRQGVTNALPLQLRYHGATSLGFPKKSYRLSLSNAVPLLGMSRKSGWVLNAAYIDRSLMRHKLAYDIFRSFSEPRAPRHAADSRFVEVYLNQRYQGVYLLMERVDRQLLGLRPFHSNDFSHSVIYKAEDHAANFGQSGRGGFEQREPDPERKEYWRPLELFTRFTSSASPQEFWDAERGIAHRLDLGNAIDFHILVQVTANSDGITKNFLLARDGQESGPQTNKFFFVPWDYDGTFGRNWNATPYPHNVWLSNPLFDRLMQKAEYRQRFIARWKQLRAGPLAEATLVAMMDANVKTLGEAVQRNLQRWPTDRGGYPDRLTFEQDIEQMKTWLARRLQWLDQEIARRERQ
- a CDS encoding DUF1080 domain-containing protein: MKNCLLSLLASAVLASAAGVEPGFVSLFDGKTFNGWRMATENTNTWKIEEGALVTRGDRCHLFYVGDPKPFKNFELRVEVMTEPGANGGIYFHTRYQPTGWPKYGFECQVNNSHSDWKRTGSLYDVVNVRESAAKDNEWWTQTIIVQGNRVIVKINDKVVVDYTEPPDKKPGTDFTRKLDEGTFALQAHDPKSVVRFRNIRVKRLD
- a CDS encoding phospholipase D-like domain-containing protein, whose translation is MRLRWVITAAWLLLLLSVGGGCLSPTAKRTRYTYNPDYGAEDPQFLRSLQALRTGIRPGNQARLLENGDALWADMFDALRAARHSINIETYIFSDGKLSRELTEILCERARAGVAVHMLVDAWGARAPLLEAQLQAAGVRYRIYKPIRLYALYHIEDRTHRKLVIVDGRIGYCGGFCFDDRWLGDARNPKEWRELTVRMEGPVVAQMQSIFLEDWLHTTGEVLHGDAHFPALPLAGEQLAQAISSTRHDQASVSKLMVYMAIQAARRRIWIANAYFVPDAQIRTALKNAAHRGVDVRIITPGANTDFAMLRNASRFYQADLIKHGIKIYEYQPTMMHSKAMVVDSIWSTIGSINLNARSFKKNAEANVMIYDYKFAEELERALAKDMEQSREITLEEVRRRGPCAHLREFWSSLFSERY
- a CDS encoding type II secretion system F family protein, coding for MPSFSPGRLQQKAESYRQLGSLIQAGVSILQAFRLISEHPPAAWVARQAREIQASLETGATLTEAFRQVHPPPPAFDLALIEAAEQGGRLAEVLRFLAEHYEMQAQIARSTLTDLLYPLFLLHFAAFIFPFAEFFTSGHLGRYLLKTLGFLLPLYAVVGGLVYAFLPTHSETWRAQLERGLRFIPLLGSARHKLALARLAAALHALLNAGVPIFRAWELAAAASGSPALRQAVGQWPPQLAAGRTPAELVQGQTCFPTLFANLYSSGEISGRLDEELRHLQHLYLEEGRQQMRIFWSWVPKVIYLLIALAIAFKVISFYTAHYGGVFREM
- a CDS encoding phosphodiester glycosidase family protein is translated as MISRKCRRMWWWMLAGGCLLVLAWPAGAARAARVQFLDKEFVCYWVDWRTDHLGLYWKDHNDKPLATFSRLREHVRPAELKFAINAGIFSRDLTPLGLHVEGGRQLRPLNLKSLEGGQYNFYLKPNGVFFLHPDTGPRVMASEEFARLAPPVHLACQSGPLLLTNGVFHPAFRPASTNFFLRSGVGVSRRGEVVFALSLHRLRFYDFARLFREKLECDEALYLDGEICAVYLPELGFKDDARAQFAAMWAVTVPVARTEQGTPAARP
- a CDS encoding tetratricopeptide repeat protein, whose translation is MNDAIERHRARVAQFPDHELPRFSLGKALFDAGQYVEAKEHFLVALQLKPDWMVVQILLARCELALGNRQAARQALERARVLAEQQNHAGPKAEVEQLLEDLARQE